A window from Acidobacteriota bacterium encodes these proteins:
- the asnB gene encoding asparagine synthase (glutamine-hydrolyzing) → MCGIAAMCGPGASLPLVERMIAAQGHRGPDAQAARLIAPGVVLGHDRLSILDLSDAGRQPMSSASGQTAVVFNGEIYNYLELRTELDEYPFRTGTDTEVLLAAYERWGDACLDRLLGMFAFAIWDARRRRLFLARDRFGVKPLHLHTGADGSLIVASEIKALHAAGVPEDPDPAAWASYLAYGTLDGTSRTFWKDVRALPGGWAGEWTDGTLRTWRWYDLPQRIGTEFDARSESEVREEYEALLEESVRLRFRADVPVGVALSGGLDSSVLIGAIHRVQPVESDVAAFTFVTGDERYDELPWVKAMLARTRHPLVVCRLTPEQVPDLAASVDRAQDGPSGGLPTLAYARLFEEARARGVIVLLDGQGMDEQWAGYDYYARALDSAPPALIQGSADAPLRPDALTPEFRALAEPSAADTPFPDALRNAQYRDLSRSKLPRALRFNDRVSMRASTELREPFLDHRLVELAMRQPTDRKRRGAVGKWMLREIAATLVPDGVVQAPKRPVQTPQREWLKGPLRPWATDRIEQALDSVGGQWLSAPVVRREWAAYLAGASDNSFYVWQWITLGGLDRAARRSTATA, encoded by the coding sequence ATGTGTGGCATTGCCGCCATGTGCGGCCCCGGCGCGTCGCTGCCGCTGGTCGAACGCATGATCGCCGCGCAAGGGCACCGGGGGCCGGACGCGCAGGCAGCGCGTCTCATCGCGCCGGGGGTCGTGCTGGGCCACGACCGGCTGTCCATCCTCGATCTGTCGGACGCCGGCCGCCAGCCGATGTCGAGCGCCAGCGGCCAGACGGCGGTCGTCTTCAACGGCGAGATCTACAACTACCTCGAGCTCAGGACCGAGTTGGACGAGTATCCGTTCCGCACCGGCACGGATACGGAGGTCTTGCTGGCCGCATACGAACGCTGGGGCGATGCCTGCCTCGATCGGCTGCTCGGGATGTTCGCGTTCGCCATCTGGGATGCTCGGCGCCGCCGCCTGTTCCTCGCGCGCGATCGCTTCGGCGTCAAACCGCTGCACCTGCACACCGGCGCCGACGGGTCGCTCATCGTCGCGAGCGAGATCAAGGCGCTTCACGCTGCCGGTGTACCGGAAGATCCGGATCCGGCGGCGTGGGCCAGCTATCTCGCGTACGGCACGCTCGACGGGACCTCGCGGACGTTCTGGAAGGACGTTCGCGCGCTGCCAGGCGGATGGGCCGGCGAATGGACCGACGGCACGCTTCGCACGTGGCGCTGGTACGACTTGCCGCAGCGGATCGGAACGGAGTTCGACGCGCGCAGCGAGAGCGAGGTGCGCGAGGAGTACGAGGCGCTGCTCGAAGAGAGCGTCAGGCTTCGCTTCCGCGCCGACGTGCCGGTGGGCGTCGCGCTGAGCGGCGGGCTCGACTCCTCGGTGCTGATCGGCGCGATTCACCGCGTGCAGCCCGTCGAGAGCGACGTCGCGGCGTTCACGTTCGTCACCGGTGACGAACGATACGACGAGCTCCCGTGGGTGAAGGCGATGCTCGCGCGAACTCGCCATCCGCTCGTCGTCTGCCGGCTCACGCCGGAGCAGGTGCCCGACCTGGCTGCGTCAGTCGATCGCGCGCAGGATGGGCCATCTGGCGGCCTGCCGACGCTTGCGTATGCCCGGCTGTTCGAGGAGGCGCGCGCGCGGGGCGTGATCGTGCTGCTCGACGGTCAGGGGATGGACGAGCAGTGGGCGGGCTACGACTACTACGCGCGCGCGCTCGACTCGGCGCCGCCCGCTCTGATTCAGGGGAGCGCGGACGCGCCGTTGAGACCCGATGCGTTGACACCGGAATTCCGGGCGCTGGCCGAACCGTCCGCGGCCGACACGCCGTTTCCGGATGCACTGCGCAATGCGCAGTATCGCGATCTCTCCCGGTCGAAGCTGCCGCGCGCGCTGCGGTTCAACGACCGCGTGTCCATGCGGGCGTCGACGGAGCTGCGCGAACCGTTCCTCGATCATCGGCTCGTCGAGCTGGCCATGCGTCAGCCCACCGACCGCAAGCGCCGCGGCGCGGTCGGCAAGTGGATGCTGCGCGAGATCGCGGCGACGCTCGTGCCCGACGGCGTCGTGCAGGCGCCGAAGCGGCCCGTGCAAACGCCTCAGCGCGAATGGCTGAAGGGCCCCCTTCGCCCCTGGGCCACGGACCGTATCGAGCAGGCGCTCGACAGCGTCGGCGGTCAGTGGCTGAGCGCGCCGGTCGTGCGTCGCGAGTGGGCGGCGTACCTCGCCGGCGCGAGCGACAACAGCTTCTACGTGTGGCAGTGGATCACGCTCGGCGGGCTCGACCGTGCTGCGCGCCGGAGCACTGCGACCGCGTAG
- a CDS encoding acylneuraminate cytidylyltransferase family protein, which yields MRVLGLIPARGGSKGVPRKNVRSLEGRPLLSYVAAAASAAATLARIIVSTDDEEIAAVASGCGIEVPFRRPADLGRDDTPTLPVIQHALDVLEAGGDRFDAVCLLQPTSPCVTAAQIDACVRLLDAEAADAVVTVRPVPVEYNPHWVYFRGDDGSLRLSTGEAAPIARRQALPPAYHRAGSVYVTRVDCLRAGTLYGRRLLGLEVDADSAVNIDSEADLVDAARVLRARRER from the coding sequence GTGCGCGTGCTCGGCCTGATTCCGGCACGCGGCGGGTCCAAGGGCGTCCCGAGGAAGAACGTGCGATCGCTCGAGGGCCGCCCGCTCTTGTCCTACGTCGCGGCAGCAGCGTCTGCGGCGGCCACCCTCGCGCGCATCATCGTCAGCACCGACGACGAGGAGATCGCGGCGGTGGCGAGCGGGTGCGGGATCGAAGTGCCGTTTCGCCGGCCAGCCGATCTGGGCCGTGACGACACGCCGACGCTGCCGGTCATCCAGCACGCGCTCGACGTGCTCGAGGCAGGCGGCGACCGGTTCGACGCGGTCTGCCTGCTGCAGCCGACGAGCCCTTGCGTGACGGCCGCGCAAATCGACGCATGCGTTCGCTTGCTCGATGCCGAGGCCGCGGACGCCGTCGTGACCGTCAGGCCGGTGCCCGTCGAGTACAACCCGCACTGGGTGTACTTCCGCGGCGACGACGGCTCGTTGCGGTTGTCGACCGGCGAGGCGGCACCCATCGCGCGCCGCCAGGCGTTGCCGCCGGCGTATCACCGCGCCGGGTCCGTGTACGTGACGCGGGTCGACTGCCTACGTGCCGGCACGCTCTATGGCCGCCGGTTGTTGGGCCTTGAGGTCGATGCCGACTCGGCGGTGAACATCGATTCCGAGGCCGACCTCGTCGATGCCGCACGCGTGCTGCGGGCGAGGCGGGAGCGCTGA
- a CDS encoding NAD(P)-dependent oxidoreductase — MMIVDTALKARAVAGKPVRVGLAGAGFMGRGIVNQLANYSPGLRISAVFSREIDRAARACREAGLTDVRVAETTADLDDAIASGACGITSDARLLTAAESLDILVDATGAVPFGASFALESIRRGKDLILMNAEVDGTVGPLLKVHADRADVIVTGCDGDQPGVQLNLVRFVRGLGLRPLVCGNIKGLQDRYRTPTTQAGFAARWGQTPHMVTSFADGTKISFEQAIVANATGMCVARRGMLGLEHTGHVDELTGKFDVDELRALGGIVDYVVGAAPSPGVFVFAERQDDIQRVYLDYGKLGQGPLYSFYVPYHLTALEVPISVARVALYRDVIIAPDHGPRVDVVTAAKRDLRTGEELDGLGGYATYGLCENADVTHARRLLPIGVAEGGRLTRDVAKDEVLTYEDVELPAGRLIDELRDEQDRMFFGWSARIGQTDAAVAG; from the coding sequence ATGATGATCGTGGACACGGCACTGAAGGCGCGGGCGGTGGCCGGCAAACCGGTACGGGTGGGATTGGCCGGCGCGGGATTCATGGGGCGCGGGATCGTCAACCAGCTCGCCAACTACTCGCCCGGCCTCCGGATTTCGGCCGTGTTCAGCCGCGAGATCGATCGAGCCGCGCGCGCGTGTCGCGAGGCGGGGCTGACCGACGTCCGCGTCGCCGAGACAACGGCCGATCTCGACGACGCGATCGCGAGCGGCGCCTGCGGGATCACGTCGGACGCGCGGCTCCTGACAGCGGCCGAGTCCCTCGACATCCTCGTCGACGCCACCGGCGCCGTGCCGTTCGGCGCGTCGTTCGCGCTCGAGTCCATTCGGCGTGGCAAGGACCTGATCCTGATGAACGCCGAAGTCGACGGCACCGTCGGTCCGCTGCTCAAAGTCCACGCGGATCGGGCCGACGTGATCGTCACGGGATGTGATGGCGATCAGCCGGGCGTCCAGCTCAACCTCGTCCGGTTCGTCCGCGGTCTCGGCCTGCGGCCGTTGGTGTGCGGCAACATCAAGGGGCTGCAGGACCGGTATCGGACGCCCACGACGCAGGCAGGATTCGCCGCGCGGTGGGGGCAGACCCCCCACATGGTCACGAGCTTCGCGGACGGCACCAAGATCTCGTTCGAGCAGGCCATCGTGGCCAATGCGACGGGCATGTGCGTGGCGCGCCGCGGCATGCTCGGTCTCGAGCACACCGGGCACGTCGACGAGCTCACCGGCAAGTTCGACGTCGACGAGCTGCGTGCGCTCGGCGGCATCGTCGACTACGTGGTCGGTGCGGCACCGAGCCCGGGGGTCTTCGTGTTCGCCGAACGCCAGGACGACATCCAGCGCGTGTATCTGGATTACGGCAAGCTCGGCCAGGGCCCGCTCTACAGCTTCTACGTGCCCTATCACCTGACGGCCCTGGAAGTGCCGATCTCGGTCGCGCGGGTCGCGCTGTATCGCGACGTCATCATCGCCCCCGACCATGGGCCGCGCGTGGATGTCGTGACTGCGGCGAAGCGGGACCTCAGGACCGGGGAGGAACTCGACGGTCTCGGAGGGTACGCGACCTACGGGTTGTGCGAGAACGCCGACGTGACGCACGCGCGGCGGCTGTTGCCCATCGGCGTGGCCGAAGGCGGGCGCCTCACCCGTGACGTGGCCAAGGACGAGGTCCTCACGTACGAGGACGTCGAGCTGCCGGCGGGCCGGCTCATCGACGAGCTGCGAGACGAGCAGGATCGGATGTTCTTCGGATGGTCGGCGCGGATCGGACAGACCGACGCTGCGGTGGCCGGCTGA
- a CDS encoding dTDP-4-dehydrorhamnose 3,5-epimerase family protein: protein MIVTPTLIPGSYTLDVEPRHDARGFFARAFCRNELAQHGLHLDVVQANIAFNRRAGTIRGLHYQRAPSAETKLVRCTRGAVLDVVVDLRPGSPTWRRHVAVELTAANHRSLLIPRGCAHGYQTLEDETELSYWVDAVYDAAAEGGVRYDDPAIKIRWPLPLTEMSDKDRVWPLLERPVEVEGDPRT, encoded by the coding sequence GTGATCGTGACGCCGACGCTCATTCCAGGCTCGTACACGCTCGATGTCGAGCCGCGGCACGATGCGAGAGGGTTCTTCGCCAGGGCGTTCTGCCGGAACGAGCTGGCGCAGCACGGGCTGCACCTCGACGTCGTCCAGGCGAACATCGCGTTCAACCGCCGGGCGGGGACGATCCGTGGGCTCCACTATCAGCGCGCGCCGTCGGCGGAGACGAAGCTGGTGCGTTGCACGCGTGGAGCCGTGCTCGACGTGGTCGTCGATCTCCGCCCTGGCTCTCCGACCTGGCGGCGGCACGTGGCCGTCGAGCTGACGGCGGCGAATCACCGATCCCTGCTGATTCCGCGCGGCTGCGCGCACGGGTATCAGACGCTCGAGGACGAGACCGAGCTGTCGTATTGGGTGGACGCCGTCTACGATGCGGCGGCGGAAGGCGGCGTGCGCTACGACGACCCGGCGATCAAGATCCGCTGGCCGCTGCCGTTGACCGAGATGAGCGACAAGGATCGGGTCTGGCCGTTGCTCGAGCGGCCCGTCGAGGTCGAAGGAGATCCCCGGACATGA
- the rfbF gene encoding glucose-1-phosphate cytidylyltransferase, producing MKVVILAGGVGSRISEESIVKPKPMIEIGHRPILWHIMKIFGAHGLTDFVICTGYRGEVIKEYFANYFLNRSDVTFDLRSNEMQIHQTCAEPWRVTVVDTGEGSMTGGRLGRVRHHLGDRTFCMTYGDGVADVDIAALVAFHRQQGTKATLTAVQPPGRFGAFTLGRDAHRIQTFHEKPDGDGAWINGGFFVLEPAIFDYIAGDETVWEQEPMQQLARAGELSAYRHQGFWQPMDTLRDKHLLESLWASQRAPWKIW from the coding sequence ATGAAAGTCGTCATTCTTGCTGGTGGTGTGGGCTCCCGCATCAGCGAGGAGAGCATCGTCAAGCCGAAACCGATGATCGAGATCGGGCATCGCCCGATTCTCTGGCACATCATGAAGATCTTCGGCGCGCACGGCCTCACCGATTTCGTGATTTGCACCGGGTACCGCGGCGAGGTGATCAAGGAGTACTTCGCGAACTACTTCCTGAACCGGTCCGACGTGACGTTCGATCTCCGATCGAACGAGATGCAGATCCACCAGACGTGCGCCGAGCCCTGGCGCGTCACGGTCGTGGACACCGGCGAGGGCTCGATGACGGGCGGACGGCTCGGTCGCGTCCGCCACCACCTGGGCGACCGGACGTTCTGCATGACCTACGGCGACGGCGTGGCCGACGTCGACATCGCCGCGCTCGTCGCGTTCCACCGGCAGCAGGGGACCAAGGCGACGCTCACGGCCGTGCAGCCGCCGGGCCGGTTCGGCGCGTTCACGCTCGGCCGCGATGCCCACCGCATCCAGACGTTTCACGAGAAACCGGACGGCGACGGCGCCTGGATCAACGGCGGTTTCTTCGTGCTCGAACCGGCGATCTTCGACTACATCGCCGGCGACGAGACGGTGTGGGAACAGGAGCCGATGCAGCAGCTCGCGCGAGCCGGCGAGCTGTCGGCCTATCGGCACCAGGGCTTCTGGCAGCCGATGGACACGCTGCGCGACAAACACCTGCTCGAGAGCCTGTGGGCGAGCCAGCGGGCGCCCTGGAAGATCTGGTGA
- a CDS encoding glycosyltransferase family 2 protein — translation MSRARPTVPSMAATSSTTAATPLVSIGMPLYNAGRYVRRTLEMIAAQTFQDYELVIVDNGSRDETGTICREFAAKDPRIRYHRFEHTIPLVANFCRARDLSRGTYFLWQAADDWRPADAIARAVAVFEKYPDTVLVHGPVDLVIPNGEPVSVANRVEAISADAAERVATVVAQLQHNAMLYGLYGLDALRRAVFRQHRGQDTLVLYQMAQLGPIRRLSDPLVRYRHTAGPLDDPLGSPRRLSLRELAAWPTVRFKCLLVFARGVWYLGSARGVDAVTRARVTRAFTGAFLGRYGSHLARELALLVVAPAAIVFRPVVVALKAMGVVRPRETASAR, via the coding sequence GTGAGCCGCGCCCGGCCGACCGTGCCGTCGATGGCCGCCACGTCCTCCACGACGGCGGCGACGCCGCTCGTCAGCATCGGCATGCCGTTGTACAACGCCGGCCGGTACGTTCGCCGGACGCTGGAGATGATCGCGGCCCAGACGTTCCAGGATTACGAGCTCGTGATCGTCGACAACGGATCACGCGACGAGACCGGCACCATCTGCCGCGAATTCGCCGCGAAGGATCCGCGAATCCGCTACCACCGCTTCGAGCACACGATTCCGCTCGTCGCCAACTTTTGCCGGGCGCGCGATCTGTCGCGCGGCACGTACTTCCTCTGGCAGGCCGCCGACGACTGGCGGCCGGCCGATGCGATCGCGCGCGCGGTGGCCGTTTTCGAAAAGTATCCCGATACGGTGCTGGTCCACGGGCCCGTCGACCTCGTGATCCCCAACGGCGAGCCGGTGTCCGTGGCGAACCGCGTCGAAGCCATCAGCGCCGATGCGGCCGAGCGCGTGGCGACGGTCGTCGCGCAACTGCAGCACAACGCGATGCTCTACGGCCTGTACGGGCTCGACGCGCTGCGGCGGGCCGTATTCCGGCAGCACCGCGGACAGGACACGCTCGTGCTCTACCAGATGGCGCAGCTCGGGCCGATTCGCCGCCTGTCCGACCCGTTGGTCCGCTATCGGCATACGGCCGGGCCGCTGGACGATCCGCTCGGTTCGCCGCGACGGCTGTCGCTCAGGGAGCTCGCGGCATGGCCGACCGTCCGGTTCAAGTGCCTGCTCGTGTTCGCGCGCGGCGTGTGGTACCTCGGCTCGGCGCGCGGCGTCGATGCCGTGACGAGGGCGAGGGTGACGCGGGCGTTTACGGGAGCATTCCTCGGCCGCTACGGCTCGCATCTGGCGCGCGAGCTGGCGCTGCTCGTGGTCGCGCCGGCCGCCATCGTGTTCCGACCCGTCGTCGTCGCTCTCAAGGCGATGGGCGTCGTCCGTCCGCGCGAGACGGCGTCGGCACGCTAG
- a CDS encoding acyltransferase — protein MTARSLREPRRLWMRVWMRLAGDRGLGRIAMRVASWAAPPHRAQNELARLSSGGFISPRATIHHPRCHRGRHTFIAEGVVIFSRDGSGEITIGDRVQLYRESFIETGENGTIGIADDVSVHARCQLMAYKGSIHIGRGASLAYGCALYPYDHGIAPEVPIRRQPLVTKGDITIGEEAWLGTNVTVLSGVTIGTGAVVAAGSVVMRDVPPYAIAAGTPARVIGFRQLAGTAQTEAPMDRRVGGS, from the coding sequence ATGACCGCGCGATCGCTGCGTGAACCGCGCCGGCTGTGGATGCGGGTGTGGATGCGACTGGCGGGTGATCGCGGCCTCGGCCGGATCGCGATGCGTGTGGCGAGCTGGGCAGCGCCGCCGCATCGCGCGCAGAACGAGTTGGCGCGGCTCAGTTCCGGCGGCTTCATCTCGCCGCGTGCCACGATCCATCACCCGAGGTGTCATCGCGGACGGCACACCTTCATCGCCGAGGGCGTCGTGATCTTCTCGCGGGACGGTTCGGGCGAAATCACGATCGGAGACCGCGTGCAGCTCTATCGCGAGTCGTTCATCGAGACGGGCGAGAACGGGACAATCGGGATCGCCGACGACGTGTCCGTGCACGCCCGGTGTCAGCTCATGGCGTACAAGGGCTCCATTCACATCGGACGCGGCGCGAGCCTGGCCTACGGCTGTGCGTTGTATCCCTATGACCACGGCATCGCGCCCGAGGTCCCGATCCGCCGGCAGCCTCTCGTGACGAAAGGGGACATCACGATCGGTGAGGAGGCATGGCTCGGCACGAACGTGACGGTCTTGTCCGGCGTGACCATCGGGACGGGGGCCGTCGTGGCGGCCGGCTCGGTGGTGATGCGCGACGTGCCGCCGTACGCCATTGCGGCCGGTACGCCGGCCCGCGTCATCGGATTCCGGCAACTGGCGGGCACGGCACAGACGGAGGCGCCGATGGATCGGCGCGTCGGCGGATCGTGA
- a CDS encoding ATP-binding cassette domain-containing protein has protein sequence MSQPSIVVAGLGKRYRLGANKERYKSLRDSLVSSTRGLAGRLRSGFRARRPPREHVWALRDVSFEIKRGEVVGIIGRNGAGKSTVLKVLSRITDPTEGTVDLWGRVGSLLEVGTGFHPELTGRENIFLSGAILGMTRRDMIRRFDEMVAFAEVEKFVDTPVKHYSSGMYLRLAFAVAAHLEPEILLVDEVLAVGDARFQRKCLDKMQAVGAEGRTVLFVSHSMPAITRLCPRAILLADGRVGRDGPAADVVAHYLHSGLGTTAAREWPDPARAPGHDAVRLRAVRVRNRHGEIVDTIDIREPVAIELEYDVIREGAILFPQFSVHTGQGLFAFVANDQDPAWRSRPRPVGRYVTTGRIPGNFLSEGMMLIGPAVRTLEPDVLQFWERDAVAFQVLDAPNADTARGDYPAGIPGAIRPLLEWTTEELEMVDASAPIPEAVGEP, from the coding sequence ATGTCACAGCCATCGATCGTCGTCGCCGGATTGGGAAAGCGCTATCGCCTTGGCGCGAACAAGGAGCGGTACAAGAGCCTCCGAGACTCGCTCGTGTCGTCGACGCGTGGGCTCGCTGGGCGCCTGAGATCTGGCTTTCGGGCGCGCCGGCCTCCTCGGGAGCACGTCTGGGCGCTCCGCGACGTGTCGTTCGAGATCAAACGCGGGGAAGTCGTCGGCATCATCGGCCGCAACGGCGCAGGGAAGAGCACGGTGCTGAAGGTCCTCTCGCGGATCACCGATCCGACCGAGGGAACGGTAGACCTCTGGGGCCGGGTCGGATCGTTGCTCGAAGTCGGCACCGGGTTCCATCCGGAGTTGACGGGCCGCGAGAACATCTTCCTGAGCGGCGCGATTCTCGGGATGACGCGGCGCGACATGATCCGGCGGTTCGACGAGATGGTGGCGTTCGCCGAGGTCGAGAAGTTCGTCGACACGCCGGTCAAGCACTACTCGTCGGGGATGTACCTGCGGCTCGCCTTCGCGGTGGCGGCGCATCTCGAGCCGGAGATCTTGCTCGTCGACGAAGTGCTGGCCGTGGGCGATGCGCGGTTTCAACGCAAGTGCCTGGACAAGATGCAGGCGGTGGGGGCCGAGGGGCGCACGGTGCTGTTCGTATCACACAGCATGCCGGCGATCACGCGGCTGTGCCCGCGGGCGATTCTGCTGGCCGATGGGCGGGTCGGGCGCGACGGGCCGGCGGCCGACGTCGTGGCGCACTACCTGCACTCGGGGCTGGGGACGACGGCGGCGCGCGAGTGGCCGGATCCGGCCCGGGCGCCGGGTCACGACGCCGTGCGCCTGCGCGCCGTGCGCGTGCGGAACCGGCACGGCGAGATCGTCGACACGATCGATATCCGCGAGCCGGTCGCGATCGAGCTCGAATACGACGTGATTCGTGAGGGCGCGATCCTGTTTCCGCAGTTCAGCGTGCACACCGGGCAAGGGCTGTTCGCGTTCGTCGCGAACGACCAGGATCCCGCGTGGCGATCGCGCCCGCGGCCGGTCGGACGGTATGTCACGACGGGACGGATTCCGGGCAACTTCCTCTCGGAAGGCATGATGCTGATTGGGCCGGCCGTCCGGACGCTCGAGCCCGACGTGCTGCAGTTCTGGGAGCGCGACGCCGTGGCGTTTCAGGTCCTCGACGCGCCGAACGCCGACACCGCCCGCGGCGACTACCCGGCCGGCATTCCGGGCGCGATACGGCCGCTGCTGGAGTGGACGACCGAGGAACTGGAGATGGTCGACGCTTCCGCGCCGATTCCCGAGGCCGTGGGTGAACCCTAG
- a CDS encoding 4'-phosphopantetheinyl transferase superfamily protein → MSRTDTVTLRSIVAQMYGVPAEQIGRDFSLRHPRLRGSAGRGLLLAAIRRRLGVYSSAAVAAATFGELEAALFGEPPSTSSAAEPGPLSDAAPMRVAPVDPTSTHDLLVGLDIELVEAMPSADDFWTHEFYQAHFTAAEIGYCARQEEPRGHFAARWCAKEALKKCDPRFLGEDPRALQVSLDESGRPWLDHVTPPQPCRLPHAVSLTRTAALAAAVVVLPSSTAGR, encoded by the coding sequence ATGAGCCGCACGGACACCGTGACGCTGCGAAGCATCGTCGCGCAGATGTACGGAGTGCCGGCCGAGCAGATCGGCCGGGACTTCTCGCTGCGCCACCCGCGGCTGCGCGGCTCGGCGGGCCGCGGCCTGCTGCTCGCCGCCATTCGACGCCGTCTCGGGGTGTACTCGTCGGCTGCCGTGGCTGCGGCCACGTTCGGTGAGCTCGAAGCGGCGCTGTTCGGCGAACCGCCGTCCACGTCCTCCGCGGCGGAGCCTGGGCCGCTATCGGACGCCGCGCCGATGCGCGTCGCACCAGTCGATCCGACGAGCACGCACGACCTGCTGGTTGGGCTCGACATCGAGCTGGTGGAGGCGATGCCGTCGGCGGACGACTTCTGGACGCACGAGTTCTACCAGGCGCATTTCACGGCGGCCGAGATCGGCTATTGCGCGAGGCAGGAAGAGCCGCGTGGGCATTTCGCGGCGCGGTGGTGCGCGAAGGAGGCGCTGAAGAAGTGCGATCCCCGCTTCCTGGGGGAGGACCCTCGCGCCCTGCAGGTCAGCCTCGACGAAAGCGGGCGTCCGTGGCTGGACCACGTGACGCCGCCGCAGCCGTGCCGCTTGCCGCACGCCGTCAGCCTGACGCGCACGGCAGCGCTCGCAGCGGCCGTCGTCGTTCTGCCGTCGTCGACGGCTGGTCGCTGA